The window CCAGCGCTATCCTGGTGCTGCTCGCGTCTCGAATCCCATCCGCACGCTTGCTGGCGTCGCGATCACGCCGGACACCGCAATCACCAGCGCGACCGTTTGGGCATGCATCCGCTATCTGTCGCAGACGGTGGCTGTGCCGCCGTGGCACGTAAAGAAGGATGGGAAGAACGGCCCGGAGATCCAGTCCTCGCACGGCGTCGACTACCTGTTGTGGAAGCGGCCGAGCAGAGAGTGGTCTTCGTTCCAGTTCAGAGAGACGCTGACGCATTGGGCACTCCGCTGGGGAAACGGTTATGGGGAAATCGAGCCTGATCAGCTTGGGCGTCCGTTTGCGATGTGGCCCATCCATCCCGAGCGGGTCACGGTCTACCGGGCAATCGAACCTGCCGAAGATGCATATGGCACGGTTATTGAGACCGGGGATCTGTACTACGAGGTCGACACCCGCGGCGAGACGCAGGGTCCGCGGACGATCCTCGCCGCTGCCAACATGTTCCATATCCGCGGCTTTGGCGAAGGCCCCGTCGGCGTCAACGTAATTTCCTATGCGGCGCAGTCGCTCGGTTGGGCCCGGGCGGCGCAGTTGTTCGGCGCATCCTTCTTCGGCAACGGCATGAATCCCGCCGGCGTGGTCGTCAACAAGAAGCCATTGAAGCCGGATGGATTGAAGCGCCAGAAAGCGGAATTCGAGCAGCTCTACAAGGGCCCGAACAATGCCAACCGCACGGCATTCCTCGATAACGATGCCGACTGGAAAGCGATCGGCTTCAACGCGCGTGATGCGCAGCTGATCGACGTTCACCAGTTCCTGATCGAAGAACAATGTCGATGGTTCGGTGTGCCGCCGCACAAGGTCATGCACCTGTTGCGCGCGACCTTCACCAACATCGAGAGCCAGGGCATCGAAGTCGTGGTCGATTCCATCTCCCCTTGGGTGAAGCGCTTCGAGGATGAGGCCGAATACAAATTGTTCGGCCAGAACCGCCAGAGGCTTTACACCAAGATCGACATGCGGGGCCTGATGCGGGGCGACATGGCGGCGCGCGTAGCCTACTACCAGGCCATGGTCGGCATCGGGGCCTATTCGCCGAACCGCGTGCTCGAGCTCGAGGACGAGAACACGATCGGGGCGGATGGCGATATCCACGTGATGCAGTCGCAGAACGTGACGCTGGAGCGCATCGCCGATGGCACTGCGACGGCCGCGGCCGCACCTGGTTCAACGCCAGCTGAGCCGGCCGAGCCAGATGATCCGGCGACGCCGCCAGAAGTCGGCGAGGATGAAGAAACGCAGGCGCGGATGGCCCGGAGGCTTTACGCGATCGAGCAGCTGATGGGCGAGCCCACGCATGTCTAAGGTCCCCGTCATGCTCGCGCGCGGCGAAACGCCGCCGCTCGAGAAGCCGGTCTCGCTGCTTGAGCGCACTATCGCTCTGGTGGAGCGGCTCGTCGGCCGCGTCAGTGCGCTCGAGCAGAAGCCGCTCGGCCGCGATGGTCGCGATGGTATCCAGGGCGAACGCGGCGCCGCGGGCGAAGCAGGACCGCGCGGCGAGGCCGGGCCGATCGGCGAGCGTGGTGAGCAAGGCCCGCGCGGCGAGGCCGGTCCAGCCGGTGAACAGGGGCTGGCCGGCGACCGCGGCGAAGCCGGTCCGCAAGGTGATCACGGTCCCGCTGGCGAGCCCGGCGAAGCTGGTCCGCAGGGCGCGCGCGGCGAGCCAGGTGAGCGTGGTGAGACCGGACCGCAGGGTGATCAGGGCCCGGCCGGTGAACGCGGCGAAGCCGGCCGGCAGGGTGAGCGCGGCGAGGCAGGCGAGCGTGGTGAGGCCGGACCGCAGGGCGACGCCGGACCAGCCGGTGAGCGCGGCGAAGTCGGTCCGCAAGGCGAAGCTGGCCCGCGTGGCGAGCGTGGCGACATCGGTCCTCGGGGCGAGATCGGCCCTGTCGGCGAACGAGGTACGGCCGGAGAAGCTGGCCCGACCGGCGAGCAGGGTCCCGAAGGCCAAATCGGCCGCGACGGTCGCGACGGTTTGCCGGGCATCCAGGGCGAGCGAGGCCCCCATGGCGAGGCCGGCGCGATCGGCCCGCAAGGTGAAGCCGGTCCGCGCGGTGAAACCGGCGAGCCTGGTCCGCGTGGTGAAGGCGGTCCGATGGGCCCGCAAGGCGATCAAGGACTCCCGGGCCCGCGCGGCGAGCGCGGCGAGGCCGGTCCCCGCGGTGAACAGGGATTGCAGGGCCCGATCGGCAAGCAAGGCCCGCGCGGCGAGGCTGGTCCGATCGGCCAGCGGGGCGAGCCTGGTGCGAACATCGAGATCGGCGACGTCTTCCGTGCCGGCATCACGTCGAAGGACCTGGATCGCCTTATGGTCCGCGAGATCACCGTCAATGGCGAGACCTTTCAGGTCCTCGTTCCGAATTGAGGTCTGATATGAGCAAGCGCTTTCCGATCTTCAACGCCGTCGTGCCGATCAAGGCCAAGCCAACCGCCGGCGCCAAGCCGAGCGGCTATCGCGTTGTCGCCAACAAGGCGACCAATAGCGCCGAGATCTACGTCTACGGCGTGATCGGCGGCGACTGGTTCGGAGAGGGCGTGACCGCCAAGCAGTTTGCCGACGATCTCAAGGCGCTCGGCAACGTCAAGACCATCGACCTTCGGATCAAC of the Bradyrhizobium sp. WSM1417 genome contains:
- a CDS encoding phage portal protein, whose translation is MGILARVTSDQRYPGAARVSNPIRTLAGVAITPDTAITSATVWACIRYLSQTVAVPPWHVKKDGKNGPEIQSSHGVDYLLWKRPSREWSSFQFRETLTHWALRWGNGYGEIEPDQLGRPFAMWPIHPERVTVYRAIEPAEDAYGTVIETGDLYYEVDTRGETQGPRTILAAANMFHIRGFGEGPVGVNVISYAAQSLGWARAAQLFGASFFGNGMNPAGVVVNKKPLKPDGLKRQKAEFEQLYKGPNNANRTAFLDNDADWKAIGFNARDAQLIDVHQFLIEEQCRWFGVPPHKVMHLLRATFTNIESQGIEVVVDSISPWVKRFEDEAEYKLFGQNRQRLYTKIDMRGLMRGDMAARVAYYQAMVGIGAYSPNRVLELEDENTIGADGDIHVMQSQNVTLERIADGTATAAAAPGSTPAEPAEPDDPATPPEVGEDEETQARMARRLYAIEQLMGEPTHV
- a CDS encoding collagen-like protein, translated to MSKVPVMLARGETPPLEKPVSLLERTIALVERLVGRVSALEQKPLGRDGRDGIQGERGAAGEAGPRGEAGPIGERGEQGPRGEAGPAGEQGLAGDRGEAGPQGDHGPAGEPGEAGPQGARGEPGERGETGPQGDQGPAGERGEAGRQGERGEAGERGEAGPQGDAGPAGERGEVGPQGEAGPRGERGDIGPRGEIGPVGERGTAGEAGPTGEQGPEGQIGRDGRDGLPGIQGERGPHGEAGAIGPQGEAGPRGETGEPGPRGEGGPMGPQGDQGLPGPRGERGEAGPRGEQGLQGPIGKQGPRGEAGPIGQRGEPGANIEIGDVFRAGITSKDLDRLMVREITVNGETFQVLVPN